CAGGAATAACTCATCGATAGGCTGCAGGGAACGGGTTGAGGGAGTGGAGTCGATGAGCGGTCCTATCCTTCTGTGAACACCCACCGTCGAGGGTAGAAAGGGCTCAATCAAGGCCCAGAAACCCATCAGGAGGTCATATGATGCAAACCTAAAAATAGAGAACAATACAGCAATAAGTGTTCATCATTGGCTTCACAGCAGAATTAAGAACCAATTACACCCTAGGCCGCTTCTAAGGGCTATGCTCAAATATGAACTGACTATATCTCAggaactaaaatgtttttaaatggttcTGGTGTCACAATAAAAGCAACACTGACTGCAGAGAACATTCAGGGGTCTAACAATCAATATTTAAGTTTAGGGCTGCATTATTCTAGTAAGTTAATCGATTAATCTTTCAATAATTTCTCAATTATTTCTCAATTAATCAATTACTCTAAAAAAAGGATACCCTTCATAAATTAACATACCTAAATAGACAAGTGTCTtgaactaaaataaaagtttatagTGCATTGTAAATGgcagaaacatgtaaaaagtAATCAACAAATAATTTATTGGTAATTTAATAATTAAGGTCTGTCTGTGCTTGGCAAAACAGTAGACAATAAAATGAGGACTACAACTATTCGTTTGCTAATTTGTTAATCTGTGTTCTATTTTTTGACTAACAGATTAATAGTcaaacaataaaaagtaaaaagatattttttacAGCACTTGAACCAGTTGAAACTTAAGCTAAGCAACTGGATAGAGCATATTTACACACAAAGAAGAGTTTTCACCttaaatgcaaaatatatatattttattgtacaaacTTGACTTAATCACTGCTCTGACTGGTTTGTTATTGCAGCCAATTACATATTATAGAGTTTGTAGACTCCAGCTAAAGATTTAATTGCTAAATTAGTTGACCATTATTTCAATAATccattaatcatgattaattgTTTGAGCCCTCCTTAAATTACTGAGAGTGAAGGAATGTGGCACACAGCAGAGGGAAATCTTTCAtatattacaacaaaaaaaagcactttaatCTGAATATTCTTTTGAAAATATGTAGCTGCAATCAAAACAATCTAGCAATAACAAACATtaaggtgaaaaaataaaaaataaataaaagcgtAAGGTAGGTACTAGTTGATAAAAGTCCAGGCAAACCTTGTAAATTTGCCATTTTGGCACCATGTCCCATTTGAAAtacctgacccccccccccccccccctccacacacacacacacacacacacacacacacagtatatCTCACCACAGTTATTGCATCTaatattttttggggggttgtttggtaaaaatccatcATGTTTTACACAGAGCTATTAGCAGGATAGGCTAGTGCTAGCCAGCTAGTCTGCTGCAGGTAGCAgacaaagtaaaagtaaaaggagattctttgtgaatattccctctttcataaataaataaaccaatgaGCCCAtaaatatttccaacataaatgcagagtggatgccaggcttaaaataattttaaataaatttgtccAGCAGACACTGGAGCGAAGGAGGAGCACTGTCAGGTGATGCCGTGTTGTTCACGCAACTCTGAAATAACGAATTTTCTCTCTAAGACGAAAAACCTCGGAGATCCTGGACCCACAAAAAAGCTGCTTTGTCCATGAACGTTTCTGAATTATTCGGTGGTATAAAAACTAACTCTAATGACAAGATAGAAAGCAAACTCAGCTTCAGAGGATGGCGGCAGGCAGCGGCAGGTCATGTAAATCCATTTATCACGCTGATATGGAGCAATccttgggattttattgagataaCGAAGCCTTCAGAACACGGTCTAGCTCGTCTCTGTACAGTTCATTGCTTTTCTCTATAGTATGGTCCATTTTACAAGCACTTTTCATCTCTCACGCAACAAGGTATCTGAATCAGCAATGTCAACGAAAGTGGACAGTGTCTCCCCTACATAGACTCTACTTAGGCGGCCCGCCCAAGTAAACTGAGACCGCATCGAGGAAGATAAATCCCGAAATCTGAACAGTGTTCCtacagttgttaaaaaaaattaaatctaattGAAATACCAAACATCTAAAAAACCTGTTGCCAAatgggcttcttttgaacatgtTGGGCTGGAAAAATAGATTTGGGTAGGTTGTTAAAATTTAGgctgcttttcacaacatttagtTATTCTTTTTTCGAAAGAATTTATATGAATATCACATCAATATACTTGTcgttaaatttaaattttaataaaatgacgTCTCCTTGCACCAGTTTTATTAGTTCATTCATTACGAAATGTGTGGAATCTGTGGAACTTGAAATAATCATTGATTAATAGTCTCTGGTTAATCAATTGTGAATTGGTCAGTGCCAATTGTAACATTAGCTAGATTTacaatgcatgctgggaagCCATTGGCAAAATGTTCAGCGCTTGCTCTGACAACGTGATTGGGAGATTGGTCTTTTGTGTGCAGATTATTTGATTGATTGTACATTACGCGGGGAGCTttgtgctgatttttttttttggtctgcttTACGTTGTGTCTGTGCTGGAAacagtcagatctggcaacacgGTGTAGTGCTGTGCCCATTCAATTAACTCAAATGTCAACAATAAGTATAAGCAGATGCTTTGATTAACATAAGCCCTGACGTCAGGCTTAACAGTGACTGAAGTAAACATTCATACTTTGAGGTAACTACAGCAGCTAACAAGGATcagcacaaagcagagttcccctCTGCCTGCAAATAACCCAAGCTTCTTTCATTTTGGTTCTGTTCCTCGTGCTCCTAGCTGCCGTAGCTAAGCCTCCCAGCACGAATGATTACTCCAGTGTCGATGTTTCCAACAGAAATTGATGCCGCTGCTTCCTGCCCACTGTCGTTTGCGCAGTTGACACTTCTTATTTCCTCCTTAACCCTCTAAATAGTTGGCTAGAATGTTGCTTTTCATGCttgttttgattggttgaaCTGTATGATTGAGAAATTAAGATAGGAATAACACAAAATTGAACACTGAggtacaaaaataacaaaaacaaacaaaacccaaataacAGATTGCAATGTGGAGGAAAATTCtgattaccgtattttccggactataagtcgcagtttttttcacagtttggccgggggtgcgacttatactctggagcgacttatgtgtgaagttattacacatttttaccggtatatcattgcACCTGATATCTTTATACCAaaccgcaagagggcgctctaggcctgtgttgaatcagacgtagaagcggaagtgccgcatcttctacatccggagttatttgaaagggaggatgaagatttcactggattttagttatttggcgCTTTTTACACGgccgctttggttaacttcttcgcatgttatttatgctatagttatctgaatagcttttaatatgttatgttaacatatcaggcacgttctcagttgtcatgtagcgtaagctaaccgtacaattattcagactgttgttgcctccgttctatttttatttaaaattgcctttcaagatgacatgtctgttctcgatgttgtatattatcaaataaattacccccaaaaatgcgacttatactccagtgcgacttatatatgttttttccttctttattatgcattttatggctggtgcgacttgtactccggagcgtaTTATAGTCTGGAAAATACGGTACACTTTATTCAGTGTAAATAAGTATGAGGAACCACAAGTAAATTCTCAGACCATGGGAAACACTGGGGGCTAAGCAATGTGAATATATTGGTTATtgttcattatgttggaaaaataaaacacttgatTCATGCACATCACTTATTTACGTGAATAAATGATTGTTCTGCCCTCGGTACCAGAGCAGCGCTCTAGTTATACGGCTTGTGTCTTGCCTATTTAATGTAACTGTAATATAAACACCAAGGGGGTTATTGTATAAAGCTTGTGGACGAGTTGTCTAAAAATTCTCTGTAACACACACAGGGTTACCTTGTAAAGAATCTAATGTCCTCGTCCGAGGCAGCAAAGCGGTAAATGCCGAACCGCTGCCACAGCGAAAGGCCCTCGACCATTCGCCGCTGCTGGCGAATTTTCTCCCGGTTAGTGTGGTTTTCCTCCAACACCTGGTCGACGAGCGCCCCATCCGGATCAGTGGCGTAGTCGTGTTCTTTAAGGGCGTCTACGCCGTCTGGTGCCTGGGCTTCACCCCCACTCTCCTCCTCCGGCGCCGGTCCTTGCCTTCTCTCCTCCACCACCGGTGCCAGATGTGGGAGGGGGTAAATGTCCCACGCCAACAGCAACGGTGCAGCTTCGCTTCTCAGCTCCTGTCTCTCTGCCTCAGATGCTGGCTGCTGAATGTCTTCAGGTTTCAAATAGCGGCTATATACGCCGGTGTGAGCTTTTATGGTCACTTTCTTCATGTTACCAGTCACGTCCTGTGAGGCTGGCGTTGCATCTCCTTGTCTACATCCCCAGCCTCCAGCTCGCTGAGCGGGTCTCTCTCTCACCGCTGGGTGGCCGCGGCCGAGATTTAAAGAAGGTGCCCAGTCAGGGTGGTCCTCCAGGAACTCATTGCCTGGCATCCCTGAGACAGAAAGACCTGCTTAGACGCGCCTAGCTTGTGCAAAGTTAGCAGGTACCGAACTTTGTCAACCTTACCCGAGTGGAAATGCCGTGAACACACAAACTTTTTCCGGGAAATTTTGTTGAAAGTGATGCTTGCACGTCCTACGGCCTCCACCCATGCCATCCGACGCCTCTTTGTTAGCTCCGCCACATGTGCTCCATAATATTGCTTCCACACCGGGAAGCGGAAAAAACGGACCCCGTCTCCGATCCGGTTTCCGCTCTGGTCGTGAGACCGACTGCGGCATTTTTTAACGCAACACACCGACACCGTTGTATCGTTCATCACGCCGcgcaatcaaaacaaaaccaccAAGCGGTCCGCCTCCACCAGGCTTCCACGTCTTAACACCCGCGACGCATTGCCTGACTGACGTCACATTCACGAGCCACTTTTGCCTCAACTCTTCCTCAGCAGGAAAATGGGGAAACAAGTATTCTGTTGTACCTGCTAGTTACTGCACACTGCAGAACTCGGTCGTTGTACCGGTGGCTCGCAGGTGTTTCAACGTTTGGGTCTTTTTAGTGGTCTAGTACTAGCAGTTCCCACCAACAAAACACCTCGGAGAGAGCGGAGCAGGCGGAAACCGGAAGTGATAAGAAAATGCGGAAGTGCCAGAGAAAGAAGTCCGAGGCATTCCTGTTGCCTCGGAAACCAAAACATGGTTGCTAGGAACGGGTTACGTCAGAGTAAACGGCGGTTGAAGTCAgaatcccaactaataaaagtTACAATTCCAATTTAAACTGTATTACACCtcattgaaacatttgaaatctGTATCTGCCAAAAAAGTAACTGCCagtatttctactttttttttgttttaaatcttgctCTATAATCATTCATTGGCATTTATGTATCTGTTCTTATTGTTTAGCCCCGTTTTTTGACAATCTTTTCTACCCATGTTGTAATGTTCGTACCTCAATGAGTCTTTGTACACTATttgtttgatatatatataaaaaaaaaatacaattccaATACGGTGACGGCCGGGAAAGTTGCTGTTTTGTTCGTAACTCTTgcaaatgtgatttaaaattgtGCTTTCCGCACGCGCACACAAACGTCACTTTTAATTCTGTTGCGTTACATTTGCATCGGAAATCAAATATAGAAATTGGGAATATAAAGCTGtatgattttgccaaaaatctaaattgctgTATATTTCAACAATAAtgcgatttaattttgactttttgctgcattaaccacaagcaacaaaaaatggcctgtagataaggatgtttgtaaacaaggactattcaaaacaagaaatttaactgtttttattcatcagaatattattattcaagagaatagcttgttgagttggatggacatcaatccttgttgaacataatgTACAACCAACAATCAAGTCtgtgtattaaacagtttgaccagtacttactgctgtggtgagattcctgacagtttctggttaaaaaaaaaaacaactaaaaaaaaccactatgattatataaagtctaaaaccatccatccattttctaacacgtttatcccttgtggggttgtgaggggtgctggtgcctatctccagctgtcaatgggtgagaggcagggtccaacctggacaggtcggcagtctatcgcagggcaacacagagacaaagtgacaaacaaccattctcacacacacactcacacctaaggagaatttagagaggccagttaacctaacatgcttttggattgtgggaggaagctggagtacctggagagaacccacacatgcacagggagaacatgcaaactccatgcagaaagacccagggcaagggtaggacttgagcccaggaccttcttgctacaaGGCAACATCACTACCCCCTGTGCAGCcctaaactttaaaacaaacaatacaattagattatcttaCTGCTGCAACTCTCGTCCTTTCCATGTTGAGGCAAAcccctttaaacatattactgacacctaaaatgtttaaaattactGCAAATAATACTGCAAATGCGATTATATATGGTGCATTCCTTTTTCCTCTGGGGTCAGAACAAGCTGCAGATTTCGTCATCTCTGCCTTGTAACACTGACTATAGGGGCCATTCCAGTTAAATGTTCAGCCTAGTCAGAGGAAAATCTGACTATTATGGTGCATTCCTTTTGCCCCAGGGGTCGGAATTTACAAGTCGCAAATTACATCATCTCCGTCTTTTTGCGATCCAATTTCCCTCAGTCGGATAGTAGGAAAACACATGGATGCTCAcaatgttgttaaaacaataacaacaagaCTGTTCTAGGCaatattttgtgcaaataaacagagtTGAAACATCCCATCTAATGAACACTGAAAGGCAGCACCTGTATAAGTACGACTGactaaatgctaaataaataacagagagCTGCTACAAACAGTCAAAGTATGAGGTTTTACTCAATAATGCTACAAGCAGCAGCCGTCATGACTGTTGATGTCGGATACCATCCTGCTGCACCAACCTACCGACCCATGTTACCGACTTTAGGGACCGTTCCAGTTAAACATTCCGACCTGGAGGTCGAGAACGCCGACTATTGAGGACAAATGGAGAGCACTATTATAGTATGTTCTATTTATCTAGTACATTCATAGTGGCTAAACAAGCAATGAAGGATCCACACCTATTGTTGTGTAACGTTTTATGTTCAACTGAACTGTTCAGCACggcttaaaaaaagacaaagattaTGCAATAAAGCATGACTTAAATATACATTCAAAGATTCATAAAGCTAACTGAGTCTTATTCTGAGACTCAGTTGGCAGAAAATGTAGCAGAGAAGGGGATCATACCTGAGCTCATTTAATCCAATCCCTCTAATTTAAACGATTTAGAACAGGAATTAACTGAATTAGAAAACATTTACATAAACAAAACCAAAGGTGTTAGGAAAGAGTGGCAAGTAAAAAGGTGAGCAAAGCTaccaatacttttttttagccTAGAGAAACAATACCTCTATTAGCAGACTACAAATAACGCCTGTGTTATAACCGTGATGAATACTCTGAATTCCAAGGTTATCTGAACGCATCATGAGACTTGACGCcatacacattatatatattatactctttatattatgtctatgcctGACGCCGTACAAATTTCCACCTTTTCAGCTGTACATTAAATACACTCCAACGTCTGCCAGCCAATCATTTCCATGTGGATCAGCGCAGCGTGATGACGTCACCTTTCGGCGCCCGTGTGATGTGTTTTTAAGCCCCGCAGCAACGTGCAGCCTGATGTGCAGCGTTTATACTGGGGGAAAAGTCCCAGCTGTGAGTTGATGTGGACCGGGGAGGAAAGTTAGAAGCCTGACATGACATCTGCGATCCTCTCTGCCATAAATATCCTGACCAAACCTCTGGGCGGTGAGTTTAAACCTGACCGTCCCACAGACTCAGTGATCTGTTTCTGTCCGACTCCATCCAGCTGCCACAGGGTTCCGGGGGTTAGTGTTATTCACTGCACCGGTAAAGCAATTATAGTTTATACAGTACATGTAGCATAAATACGAACGACAACAATAATCATAATAAACACTAACCTGGTATAATGCCGAATGTCGTCGTCTGAGCATCTAAAACGTTCCAGACAGAAACGGGTCCGCAGATGCAGCTGCTCAATTTCACGCTGCAACAACTCCGCTTGTTTCTGCAGAGCCTCTTTTTGGATCTCTAGCTCGTTGCCCATAACTCCACTTGCAGGTGAAACGCAGTAATCATGGTCAGGAGCCACCATCTCTGAACAGCCCACAGTCGGCTCTGCAGCAGCGGGGCTTTGCGCCTCTCCCTCCTTAGGTCTGCGTTCCCACACACCGGTTCTTCTTGGCACGGGCACAGAGTAGTTGTTCCACTCAAATAAAACGGGTATAGCGCCCTTTTTTAAGCATCTCTTTCCCCTTGGTGTTTGTACCAGATCACCAGGCAGGAAATGTCGACTGCATACACGTGTCTCTCTGCGGGGACTGAAATCCTGCCTCCGAATTTTGGCTAGCCAGCGCCGACGCATTACACTATCCACAGGGAAGCGGTGAAAGCTAACTTTACTGTTGTACCGCGATGAACATGTACATCTAGGCACACAGCAGTGGAGCGATGAGCCACTAACCCACTGGTAACACGGTCTCTTCCTCTAGCCTCCCGCCAAGCTCATGTTTCTAGTCTCTCtggcaacaacaggaagtggaTGCCATCATCACGCTTGACCGGAAGTTAGCGGGCGCCATCTTGTGCACATAttttattagattagattagattagattcaactttattgtcattacacaggtacaggtacaaggcaacgcatgcagtttaggtctaaccagaagtggaatagtagcaactgcaggataaacaatggttccataagtatgCTCCATTTCACTTGGCGTATGCAGACATGTTCCTGCACGGCTCTTTTAAGGTCCTACAGCAGCATTTTAGGTCTGACATTGGACCTTAAATCTTTACCCTCCTGCTGTAGCTTACATGCAGTGTTTGGGTTCACATTTAGGATTAATGATGGACTCTGAATGCAAGGTGCCCAAAGCATCacccctccaccaccgtgcttgacAGTATGCACTGTTTGCTTTACTCCAAACTAGGTTCTCAGCATTATGTTGGAACGCTTCTACATTGTTCTCATATTCTGTCcaaaatactttcttttttttttctttccctacAAATCTTTTGCTAGTTTTAGATGCGATCTAATCCTTTAGCACCTTTCAGACAGCTAAAGGTAACACAAAGTGATTTTATAGAGGTTTAAAACCAAGAATCATGGAGGTAAACAATcaggcaagagttctgatgaaaccAAAAATAGTTCTGATAGTAAAAATCCAAAGTATTAAAGGCGTTAAGATCAAATTGAACATAGACTCATGAATAATATGAATGtgctgaatttctttttttttttatcgtttaaAATCatcaacagaaatgttttttttctccttcaacCCGTCCAAACAAGTCATTCTTATTCTTCTTTTTCTAATTGTCGTGTTTGAGTTTTACTGGTTATATGGTTGACCCACTGATGGACAGACTGCGATTACTTTGTGTCTTTTCGCTGTTAGAGAGACAAAGAAATATTTGCACCCTTAcatatttcctctgtttttgtaagttttgcaaagtttttaaggatttaaaaacacacaaactgtGTGTTTGTATCTGCAGAGGCGTCTGCGCAGGCTTCGCAGCAGGAGGCCCTTCATGCTGCCCTGGGGGCCAACAGGGCCCTTCTTCTGGAGCGGCTTCAGAGCgacagcagcctgcagccggTGAGGAGCCAGAGGGAGGAGGTGAAGGCAGCAGCCGGCTGGTTCTGCAGCGAGACCCACGACGTCACGTGGAGCTTCGTCCAGGAGtgtctcctgctcctcctcaccTTAACTCGACATCTGACCGATGAACTGAAGCGCTTCCAGGAGGCCCCGCCTCCTTCAGGAAATCTCCGCACACCGGAGATGGCCCCGCCGTTGCCCCCCGACGTCCTGAGCGTCTCCCAGCAGAAGACGCTGGGCGCTGCCCTGCAGTTTGTGGTTTCTCTGGGGCTCTGCCCCTACCTGGCCGCGGGGGTTGGGGTCCCACTGGGTCGCAGGTCGGCGTTCGGTTCTGTGGTGGAGAAACTGATCCGGAGGGAGGCGTCGCCCCCCGCTGGACGCCGTCTGCTGACCACAACGAGAGTCCTGCTGCAGGCGGCGGAGTTGGCGACTCTGGCCACGCTGGTGTTCACGAGACATCTGGGGGACGTGATGGCGGCGCTGTGTCAGCTGGGCTACGAGCCGCACCGAGAGGAGGACAGGGTGCTTTACCTCTCCGTTCACATAAGCTAACTGAGACTTAGCTGTTTTAAAGGCTTAAACACCCTGACACGTCTTTCTCAGGCCGTCTCTTTCAGTCctggtgatttatttttctgctctcTCCTCCTGGACGCAGCCACTCAGGCCTGAAGAGTGTCGATCGTGTAAAGAGGCCCTCAGGAACCTCCTTGGAAAAGTCTACCAGCCGATCGTCGTCAAGGAGCTGCTGATCCTTCAGGGTGGACCCAAACAGGTGCTGCTTCCTGAACCGTTCTGACTCGGGCTGCAGCAACGACTCGATAAAATCGATAAAAATCGACAATGGAAAGCGTTGTTTTGTGCGCTCATTGGCTCTTTCCTTCCAAATGTTCAATTTTgggaaaaagaaatggaaataatttatttttttgtctgattcATCGATTAGTCATAAAATAATCGACCGATCAATCGATTAATAAAATAAtcgttagttgcagccctagtTCTGACCCAAATGTTGTAGTTAACCTCTGCAGCTTCACTTTCTGAGCTTGTACCCTAATGATCCATATTTTAATaagtactgaaaatacttaagGCTCCACCAATCAGGACGTTCCCAAAGAAGGACACATCTAAacttacaaaaaatatataagccAAGTTAAATCTTTATATgaataattatgttttaaataaaaaaagcaggtTGTTGCCATATAGTCCATTAAATGTGTAAAGTGTTTCTTGTACAGCTTATTAAAATCAGTAACAGCTTCAGGAGCAAAGCTGTTTATATAACATTATTCTGCATTTAGAGACTAAGAGTCGCCTAGAGGACCATTTAACTATTTGATACAAgccaattttattttaagatgtaCAACCAAACATGACACTAAggaaaaatgattaaaaaaaaaaagcttcagttCGCAGTTTTCAGACTATTGTGCAGAGGCAGATTCGTTCATTACGAAGAGATTGATCAAGTTGAAAAGTTGATATTCGCTGCATTAGTTTATAAATATTCATACAGCATATTATGTCGGTATATTGCTGTAGAAAATCTGTCCATCAGTCTAATCTGTAGGCTGGAGCAGATGGGCTGACATTATTGTTTTGACTTGTTAGCGATGAAAACTGCCCCCCAGGATCAATTTGCATCAAAATGGAGCAAACTGCATCTGAAAGAAGACTTTTCTGGACCATTGGACCAAATCGGTGCAGCATTCAGCAGGACTGTTGCTGTGCCACCAGCCCACAGGCTTAGTAGGTTTCCATTAAATTTGTATCTTCTGGTCTAGAAACATCCCATCAGtcagagctctacatcacagctGCAGTAATCTATGTGTCCACACGATGGCAGCACAAacgaggcaaaaaaaaaaatagacacgATAAGATTCACCAACAACCTCTCAAACTtgggccatttttttttgtccaagatcttttaaaattaaaattaaagagCAGCAAATAAGCACTCATTTCAtaagaataaactaaataatATCATTAATAGTGGTAGAAAAGCACGATTAACTCAGATTTTATTCTCAAACCAGTTTGCAGCTGCTCCTCTTTCAGAAGCTCTGCTGAAGCTTGGATCGGTTCAGCTGAAGCTCCATGGCACGTTTTGTCCCTTTTGGTTCCTCTTTTGATCGATTTTACACGATCAAACTCGGTTACCTCGCATCATGTCAAACGAGGCACACTTCCTGCAGAGGTCTTacttcttcctcctctcttcTTCCTTCCAGTCGGGCCCATCCGGGAGCTCCGTcggatccagcagcagcagagccgcCCTGGGATCAGCTCCGGCCTGGCTGAGGCGTCTCTGCGGCCAGCTGCTGTCCGAGCGTCTGATGCAGCCGAACGGTGTGCAGGCGGTCGTCAGAGCCATCCTGGAGGGAGGAAcgggtgaggaagaggaggaggagtggggggGATGCAGAGGTCATGTCTGTCCTCTCTAAGctccagtgggtcgaggcagatgagcgttcacactgagcctggttctggttctgctggaggttctcctccctgttaaaggggagttttcctctccactgtcgcttcatgcatgctcagtatgagggattgctgcaaagccatcaacaatacagacgactgtccactgtggctctacgctctttcaggaggagtgaatgctgcttggagagacttgatgcaacctgctgggtttccttagagaggaaactttctcaccaacctggaggatctgatggagtctgactttgtgaagagccttgagatgacatgtgttgttaactggagctatataaataaaatttaattgaattaaagcaGCAACAACGTAAATGTACATCAGTTCTAAATTTCCTGTTGCAACATGGACGAAATAGTAGTAGACCTTGGTTAATTTAAGCTGAGCATACTGATTGTGTTCATTATTTTGTCCAAGAGACCCAAACAGCCTGAGTGTGTTTAGAGGCAGAACGGGACAATCTTCAAGGCTTGTTGTCcacaaatcaagaaaaaaaggaagcagaaagaagctgctgttttattaaagttttgCTTCAttaagctgtctgttaaaagtCTCGGTTCCTCCAACTGAGGTTCTGTTTCCCTCCTG
This genomic stretch from Fundulus heteroclitus isolate FHET01 chromosome 2, MU-UCD_Fhet_4.1, whole genome shotgun sequence harbors:
- the LOC110366889 gene encoding uncharacterized protein LOC110366889, which codes for MNDTTVSVCCVKKCRSRSHDQSGNRIGDGVRFFRFPVWKQYYGAHVAELTKRRRMAWVEAVGRASITFNKISRKKFVCSRHFHSGMPGNEFLEDHPDWAPSLNLGRGHPAVRERPAQRAGGWGCRQGDATPASQDVTGNMKKVTIKAHTGVYSRYLKPEDIQQPASEAERQELRSEAAPLLLAWDIYPLPHLAPVVEERRQGPAPEEESGGEAQAPDGVDALKEHDYATDPDGALVDQVLEENHTNREKIRQQRRMVEGLSLWQRFGIYRFAASDEDIRFFTRFASYDLLMGFWALIEPFLPSTVGVHRRIGPLIDSTPSTRSLQPIDELFLFLNFLALGSKPMDLAERFRVHQSKVSRIIKAWSNFLFTVLGSMRIWVHGDQIQQNLPADFQQYPDTTVILGCTELSCQFSSRLLQKEAISSCKSHWTLKGLVGMAPHGAVTFVSPLYAGDNSDEHIARESGLIDLLTPGMEVMVHRGVLIGDILPCKVVRPAFRRPQKSAGEVRETQASARLRVHVGRLFSRVKEHKLLDSDIPPGVFGIINQLYTVACLLINYENGPTVKA